One Bacteroidota bacterium DNA window includes the following coding sequences:
- a CDS encoding DUF2442 domain-containing protein, protein MPEVIRIADADAPGGHHLRLVFSTGETRTVDALPLVEQVGGPVFEPLRDPAYFGRVSVDPVCGTAVWPNGADLAPSALCDLEEVVLA, encoded by the coding sequence ATGCCTGAGGTTATCCGCATCGCAGACGCCGACGCGCCCGGCGGTCATCACCTTCGCCTCGTCTTCAGCACGGGCGAGACCCGCACGGTGGACGCGCTGCCGCTCGTGGAGCAGGTCGGCGGTCCTGTGTTCGAGCCGCTGCGCGATCCGGCCTACTTCGGCCGCGTGAGTGTGGACCCCGTCTGCGGCACCGCCGTCTGGCCCAACGGTGCCGACCTCGCGCCCTCGGCGCTCTGCGATCTCGAGGAGGTGGTACTGGCCTAG
- the der gene encoding ribosome biogenesis GTPase Der, whose translation MPLVAIVGRPNVGKSTLFNRLTEQRQAIVHDEPGVTRDRVYGEAEWTGRTFDLVDTGGFVPRSADRFEAAIREQVQIALGEADAVVFVGDVMTGITDLDQEMATVLRRTEKPVFVVANKADSATRRLDAAEFYNLGLGEVYPVSAANGMGTGDFLDDLVAALPEEAENEAPDAPRIAFIGRPNVGKSSLTNALLGKERSIVTEISGTTRDSIDVLVEHNGQEVVLVDTAGLRRKARVHENVEFYSALRTERAVQSCDVAVVLLDASLGLEAQDARIVRQADEMKKGIVIAVNKWDLVDKETNTARDVERGIHERLGTLDFVPVVFISALTGQRKEKVLDVALRVAAERAKQVPTARLNEVVEKAVQRHHPPSANGRQVRIKYATQVRTEPPVVAFFSNYPQGVKEAYRRYLENKLREAFGFEGVPLTLSFKQK comes from the coding sequence ATGCCCCTCGTTGCCATCGTCGGCCGCCCGAATGTCGGGAAGAGCACGCTCTTCAACCGGCTCACCGAGCAGCGCCAGGCCATCGTCCACGACGAGCCCGGCGTGACGCGCGACCGCGTCTACGGCGAGGCCGAGTGGACCGGGCGGACCTTCGACCTCGTCGACACCGGCGGGTTCGTCCCGCGCTCGGCGGACCGGTTCGAGGCTGCGATCCGCGAGCAAGTCCAGATCGCGCTCGGCGAGGCCGATGCGGTCGTCTTCGTCGGCGACGTGATGACCGGCATCACCGACCTCGACCAGGAGATGGCGACCGTCCTGCGGCGAACCGAGAAGCCCGTCTTCGTCGTCGCCAACAAGGCCGACAGCGCGACCCGGCGGCTCGACGCGGCCGAGTTCTACAACCTCGGCCTCGGGGAGGTCTACCCGGTCAGCGCCGCCAACGGCATGGGCACGGGCGACTTCCTCGACGACCTCGTGGCGGCCCTCCCCGAGGAGGCAGAGAACGAGGCCCCCGACGCGCCGCGCATCGCCTTCATCGGCCGCCCGAACGTCGGCAAGTCGTCGCTCACGAACGCGCTCCTCGGGAAAGAGCGCAGCATCGTCACCGAAATCAGCGGGACGACCAGGGATTCAATTGACGTGCTCGTCGAGCACAACGGGCAGGAGGTCGTGCTCGTCGACACCGCCGGGCTGCGGCGGAAGGCCCGCGTCCACGAGAACGTCGAGTTCTACTCCGCGCTCCGCACCGAGCGCGCCGTGCAGAGCTGCGACGTGGCGGTCGTGCTCCTCGACGCGTCGCTCGGGCTGGAGGCGCAGGACGCGCGCATCGTCCGCCAGGCCGACGAGATGAAGAAGGGCATCGTGATCGCCGTCAACAAGTGGGACCTCGTCGACAAAGAGACCAACACGGCGCGGGATGTCGAGCGCGGCATCCACGAGCGCCTCGGCACGCTCGACTTCGTCCCGGTCGTGTTCATCTCCGCCCTCACCGGGCAGCGCAAGGAAAAGGTGCTCGACGTCGCGCTCCGGGTGGCTGCCGAGCGCGCCAAGCAGGTCCCGACGGCGCGGCTGAACGAGGTCGTCGAGAAGGCCGTGCAGCGCCACCACCCGCCCTCAGCGAATGGCCGCCAGGTACGGATCAAGTACGCCACCCAGGTCCGCACCGAGCCGCCGGTCGTCGCGTTCTTCAGCAACTACCCGCAGGGTGTGAAGGAGGCGTACCGGCGCTACCTGGAGAACAAGCTCCGCGAGGCGTTCGGGTTCGAGGGCGTCCCGCTCACGCTCTCGTTCAAGCAGAAGTAG
- a CDS encoding NADH-quinone oxidoreductase subunit I: MAGTPVNNATPNERKLNLWEKLYLPEIFKGLKYSYSKMSAPRYTFEYPEEQWYPPDSYRGRPVLVEEEGRPRCVSCGLCARSCPPLAISMQAHEVFDDVKEREPEWFEINMLRCIYCGFCEEVCPEEAIVMSKEYDLTFQDREEAHFGLDRLLVPKEFLADRLAFLERKKNPQFGQQWDFKRENNVHTLRNRLDYALAEAQEEALETDPAEA; encoded by the coding sequence ATGGCCGGAACGCCCGTCAATAATGCCACGCCGAACGAGCGCAAGCTGAATCTGTGGGAGAAGCTCTACCTCCCGGAGATCTTCAAGGGGCTGAAGTACTCGTACTCGAAGATGAGCGCCCCGCGCTACACGTTCGAGTATCCCGAGGAGCAGTGGTACCCGCCGGACTCGTACCGCGGGCGGCCCGTGCTCGTCGAGGAGGAGGGGCGGCCCCGGTGCGTCTCGTGCGGCCTCTGCGCCCGGAGTTGTCCGCCGCTCGCCATCTCGATGCAGGCGCACGAGGTCTTCGACGACGTGAAGGAGCGCGAGCCCGAGTGGTTCGAGATCAACATGCTCCGCTGCATCTACTGCGGCTTCTGCGAGGAGGTCTGCCCCGAAGAGGCCATCGTGATGTCGAAGGAGTACGACCTCACCTTCCAGGACCGCGAAGAGGCCCACTTCGGCCTCGACCGGCTCCTCGTCCCGAAGGAGTTTCTGGCCGACCGCCTCGCGTTCCTGGAGCGCAAGAAGAACCCGCAGTTCGGCCAGCAGTGGGACTTCAAGCGCGAGAACAACGTCCACACGCTCCGCAACCGGCTGGACTACGCGCTCGCCGAAGCCCAGGAAGAAGCGCTCGAGACCGACCCCGCCGAGGCGTGA
- a CDS encoding MFS transporter, translated as MANTDTTPATGYVALVRTNVNFRRLWLGNVISLFGDWFNTIALYRTVETISGSALALGLVFIAKLLPLALASPVAGLVVDRLNRRRVMIGADLVRAAIVLGFLLVPVGGGLALLYTLTTLQIVVSAFFNPAKSASLPNIVAEEDLLTANALSSATWSVMLAVGAAVGGLAVDALGPQAVFVLDSGTYLLSAWFIARTTIPQDTDAAEPTATPVRDGLRRIAEGWQRLREVPRVGRIALAKASWAVGGGATVFLLILLAGVVMPDQPATGIGLLFAARGLGTGIGPILARAVFRDTATWPAVLGWCIAASGVGYAAVSFAGTLPAIIAFVLFAHAASGANWVLSTVLLQQRTEDRFRGRVFATDWLLVTLVESASVLAAAWLMEAEVADLQTLFLVFALVQVATGVVWLFVIVPRERRETEVRPHP; from the coding sequence GTGGCGAACACAGACACGACTCCTGCAACTGGCTACGTCGCGCTCGTCCGCACGAACGTCAACTTCCGGCGGCTGTGGCTGGGCAACGTCATCTCGCTCTTCGGCGACTGGTTCAACACGATCGCGCTCTACCGGACCGTCGAGACGATCTCCGGCTCGGCGCTCGCGCTCGGGCTCGTGTTTATCGCCAAGCTGCTGCCGCTCGCGCTCGCCTCGCCGGTGGCGGGCCTCGTCGTGGACCGGCTCAACCGGCGGCGCGTGATGATCGGGGCCGACCTCGTCCGGGCCGCGATCGTCCTCGGGTTTCTGCTTGTCCCGGTGGGCGGCGGGCTGGCGCTCCTCTACACCCTCACGACGCTCCAGATCGTGGTGAGCGCGTTCTTCAACCCGGCCAAGAGCGCGTCGCTCCCGAACATCGTGGCCGAGGAGGACCTGCTGACGGCGAACGCGCTCTCGTCGGCGACGTGGTCGGTGATGCTGGCCGTCGGGGCGGCCGTCGGCGGCCTAGCCGTGGACGCGCTCGGGCCGCAGGCCGTCTTCGTGCTCGACAGCGGGACGTACCTCCTCTCGGCGTGGTTCATCGCGCGGACCACGATCCCCCAGGACACCGACGCCGCCGAGCCGACAGCGACGCCGGTGCGCGACGGGCTCCGCCGGATCGCCGAGGGCTGGCAGCGCCTCCGCGAGGTCCCGCGCGTCGGGCGGATCGCACTCGCAAAGGCTTCGTGGGCCGTCGGCGGCGGGGCGACGGTGTTCCTGCTGATCCTGCTTGCGGGCGTCGTGATGCCGGACCAGCCGGCGACCGGGATCGGGCTACTCTTCGCCGCGCGCGGGCTGGGCACCGGCATCGGGCCGATCCTCGCCCGCGCCGTTTTCCGCGACACGGCAACGTGGCCGGCCGTCCTCGGCTGGTGCATCGCCGCGAGCGGGGTCGGGTACGCCGCGGTCAGCTTCGCCGGGACGCTGCCGGCCATTATCGCGTTCGTCCTCTTCGCGCACGCCGCGAGCGGGGCCAATTGGGTGCTCTCGACGGTCCTCCTCCAGCAGCGCACCGAGGACCGCTTCCGGGGCCGCGTCTTCGCAACGGACTGGCTCCTCGTCACACTCGTCGAGTCGGCGTCGGTGCTGGCGGCCGCGTGGCTGATGGAGGCCGAGGTGGCCGACCTGCAGACGCTGTTCCTCGTCTTCGCCCTCGTGCAGGTCGCCACCGGCGTCGTGTGGCTGTTCGTGATCGTCCCGCGCGAGCGGCGGGAGACGGAAGTACGGCCTCATCCTTGA
- the lysS gene encoding lysine--tRNA ligase translates to MPDLTEQERVRRDALDALRDLGIDPYPAATWDVTHHAAEILDAYDDALHDPSADGTEPIRVTVAGRLRSIRGKGKVMFADLIDETGKVQLYLKRDNLQAPGEPEGFYNTVVKRLLDIGDVVGVRGTVFRTKMGEVSVEADELVLLAKGLAPIPFPKEADGETFNEVTDKEFRYRQRYVDLVVNPEVRGVFRQRAALVSEIRRFLDARGYVEVETPALQPLYGGAAARPFTTHHNALDMPLFLRIADELYLKRLIVGGFDGVYEIAKDFRNEGLSRFHNPEFTMLELYVAYKDYQWMMDLVEEMIAGVAVALHGTPEVQHGDTTISFERPWRRVPLLDAIEEHTGHDLYQKDRAEVAAAAKALGIEVDDSMGTGKLIDEIFGEHVEPKLIQPTFVTDYPVELSPLAKRHRDKPGLTERFEVICNGKEICNAFSELNDPLDQRARFEEQARLAAEGDDEATRQIDEDYLRALEYGMPPTAGLGVGIDRLAMLMTNQDSIRDVILFPLLRPEAAPASG, encoded by the coding sequence ATGCCCGACCTGACCGAACAGGAGCGCGTCCGCCGCGACGCCCTCGACGCGCTCCGCGACCTCGGCATCGACCCCTACCCCGCCGCGACGTGGGACGTGACCCACCACGCCGCCGAGATTCTCGACGCCTACGACGACGCCCTGCACGACCCGAGCGCCGACGGCACCGAGCCGATCCGCGTCACGGTCGCCGGGCGACTCCGTTCGATTCGCGGCAAGGGCAAGGTGATGTTCGCGGACCTGATCGACGAGACGGGCAAGGTCCAACTTTACCTCAAGCGCGATAACCTCCAGGCGCCGGGCGAACCCGAGGGGTTCTACAACACCGTCGTCAAGCGGCTCCTCGACATCGGCGACGTGGTGGGCGTGCGCGGCACGGTCTTCCGCACCAAGATGGGCGAGGTCTCGGTCGAGGCCGACGAACTCGTGCTCCTGGCGAAGGGCCTCGCGCCGATCCCGTTTCCGAAGGAGGCCGACGGCGAGACGTTCAACGAGGTCACGGACAAGGAATTCCGCTACCGCCAGCGCTACGTCGACCTCGTGGTCAACCCCGAGGTGCGCGGCGTCTTCCGGCAGCGGGCCGCGCTCGTCTCCGAGATCCGCCGCTTCCTCGACGCGCGCGGCTACGTCGAGGTCGAGACGCCGGCGCTCCAGCCGCTCTACGGCGGCGCGGCGGCGCGGCCGTTCACGACGCACCACAACGCGCTCGACATGCCGCTCTTCCTGCGCATCGCGGACGAGCTCTACCTCAAGCGCCTCATCGTCGGCGGGTTCGACGGGGTCTACGAGATCGCCAAGGACTTCCGCAACGAGGGCCTCTCGCGCTTCCACAACCCGGAGTTCACGATGCTCGAACTCTACGTGGCCTACAAGGACTACCAGTGGATGATGGACCTCGTCGAGGAGATGATCGCAGGCGTCGCGGTCGCGCTCCACGGCACCCCCGAAGTGCAGCACGGCGACACCACCATTTCGTTCGAGCGCCCGTGGCGGCGCGTCCCGCTCCTCGACGCCATCGAGGAGCACACGGGGCACGACCTCTACCAGAAGGACCGGGCCGAGGTCGCCGCTGCCGCGAAAGCGTTGGGGATCGAGGTGGACGATTCGATGGGGACCGGCAAGCTGATCGACGAGATCTTCGGCGAGCACGTCGAGCCGAAGCTGATCCAGCCGACGTTCGTCACCGACTACCCGGTCGAGCTCTCGCCGCTTGCGAAGCGGCACCGCGACAAGCCCGGTTTGACCGAGCGGTTCGAGGTCATCTGCAATGGGAAGGAGATCTGCAACGCGTTCTCCGAGCTCAACGACCCGCTCGACCAGCGCGCCCGTTTCGAGGAGCAAGCCCGCCTCGCTGCCGAAGGCGACGACGAGGCCACGCGCCAGATCGACGAGGACTACCTCCGCGCGCTCGAATACGGCATGCCCCCGACGGCCGGCCTCGGCGTCGGCATCGACCGCCTCGCGATGTTGATGACGAACCAGGACTCGATCCGCGACGTGATCCTCTTCCCGCTCCTCCGGCCCGAAGCGGCTCCGGCGTCGGGATGA
- a CDS encoding TonB-dependent receptor yields MSVPYRLLAALGLSLTLSLPASAQNAPADTVAFETDADREVVVTASRLPEDARSTGRHVTVLTGAEIAALPVASLDEALRFAGGVDVQPRGGFGVQADYRLRGAPFNGVLLLVDGARFNDPMTGHFLSDFPVPLGQIARVEVLHGPAAAVYGPDALGGVIHVVTHTGASSGTARAARSRLDLRYGERATALGALSTHGTTAGGTAYDAGAEGGRSDGEAFRGEDGQPVVSSDGPVRTDFERLAGSAGASFPVGRARGYFRVAGDVRDFGATQFYTPFASDTAREATQTLWAQARLAGPAGSARWRAQVSGRVHRDEYAFFPGLDPNEHTSRRLGALADLALPLRSDLTLSLGFSAEHRSITSNALGEHADLAGGVFALARYRPAPALTVTASGRLDADAVYGVEATPMLAAAFSAARGLTLRAAAGRAIRAPNYVERYFNTVSPRPSGNLGNPDLRAERAWNAEAGADLDLAPGLALRATGFYRRTDDLIDYAQLDPADEFFLAQNVLAATAAGLETGLRLRRSLGDARLALDLAYTYTDVSLSDERPGAVYKYALSHAPHLVQLAAAAQVGYVRLGLQSLVKDRLGDLETVALVHGRVSVLAPRMWLAGRAAAEVFAEVRNLTDADYAEVFGAPMPRRRVLAGLRVGFGG; encoded by the coding sequence GTGTCTGTCCCCTACCGCCTCCTCGCTGCCCTCGGTCTCTCCCTCACGCTGTCGCTCCCGGCTTCGGCGCAGAATGCGCCGGCCGACACGGTCGCCTTCGAGACCGACGCGGACCGCGAGGTCGTGGTGACGGCGAGCCGGCTGCCGGAAGACGCCCGCTCGACAGGCCGCCACGTAACCGTCCTGACGGGGGCTGAGATCGCGGCGCTGCCGGTGGCGTCGCTGGACGAGGCGCTCCGGTTCGCGGGCGGCGTGGACGTGCAGCCGCGCGGCGGCTTCGGCGTCCAGGCCGACTACCGGCTGCGCGGCGCGCCCTTCAACGGCGTCCTCCTGCTCGTCGACGGCGCGCGCTTCAACGACCCGATGACGGGCCACTTCCTGAGCGACTTCCCCGTCCCGCTCGGCCAGATCGCCCGCGTCGAGGTGCTGCACGGGCCGGCGGCGGCGGTCTACGGGCCGGACGCGCTCGGCGGGGTGATCCACGTCGTCACCCACACCGGGGCCTCGTCCGGTACGGCGCGCGCAGCGCGGAGCCGGCTCGACCTGCGCTACGGCGAGCGGGCGACAGCGCTCGGCGCGCTGAGCACGCATGGGACGACGGCCGGGGGTACGGCCTACGACGCCGGGGCCGAGGGCGGGCGCTCGGACGGCGAGGCGTTCCGGGGCGAGGACGGGCAGCCCGTGGTCTCGTCCGACGGGCCGGTGCGGACGGACTTCGAGCGCCTCGCGGGCTCGGCCGGGGCGTCGTTTCCGGTCGGGCGGGCACGGGGCTACTTCCGGGTGGCGGGCGACGTGCGCGACTTCGGGGCGACGCAGTTCTACACGCCCTTCGCGAGCGACACCGCGCGCGAGGCGACGCAGACGCTCTGGGCGCAGGCCCGGCTCGCGGGGCCGGCCGGGAGCGCGCGGTGGCGGGCGCAGGTCTCGGGGCGCGTCCACCGCGACGAGTACGCCTTCTTCCCCGGCCTCGACCCGAACGAGCACACGAGCCGCCGCCTCGGGGCGCTCGCCGACCTCGCCCTCCCGCTGCGGTCCGACCTCACCCTCTCGCTCGGCTTCAGCGCCGAGCACCGCTCGATCACCTCGAACGCCCTCGGCGAGCACGCCGACCTCGCTGGCGGCGTCTTCGCCCTCGCCCGCTACCGCCCGGCCCCGGCGCTGACCGTCACCGCGAGCGGCCGGCTCGACGCCGACGCGGTCTACGGCGTGGAGGCCACGCCGATGCTCGCCGCCGCCTTCAGCGCCGCGCGGGGGCTGACGCTCCGGGCCGCCGCCGGCCGCGCCATCCGCGCGCCGAACTACGTCGAGCGCTACTTCAACACCGTCAGCCCGCGCCCCAGCGGCAACCTCGGCAACCCCGACCTCCGCGCCGAGCGCGCCTGGAACGCCGAGGCCGGGGCCGACCTCGACCTCGCGCCCGGCCTCGCGCTGCGCGCCACCGGCTTCTACCGCCGCACCGACGACCTGATCGACTACGCCCAGCTCGACCCGGCGGACGAGTTCTTCCTCGCCCAGAACGTGCTGGCCGCCACCGCCGCCGGCCTCGAAACCGGCCTCCGCCTCCGGCGCAGCCTCGGCGACGCGCGCCTCGCGCTCGACCTAGCGTACACCTACACCGATGTCAGCCTCAGCGACGAGCGGCCGGGGGCGGTCTACAAGTATGCCCTTTCGCACGCGCCGCACCTCGTGCAGCTCGCCGCCGCGGCGCAGGTGGGGTACGTCCGCCTCGGACTTCAGAGCCTCGTCAAAGACCGGCTCGGCGACCTCGAGACCGTGGCGCTCGTCCACGGTAGGGTGAGCGTGCTCGCCCCGCGCATGTGGCTGGCGGGCCGGGCCGCCGCCGAAGTCTTCGCCGAGGTCCGCAACCTCACCGACGCCGACTACGCCGAGGTCTTCGGCGCGCCGATGCCGCGGCGCCGCGTCCTGGCCGGCCTGCGCGTCGGCTTCGGGGGCTAG
- a CDS encoding NAD(P)/FAD-dependent oxidoreductase → MNHTASYDAVVVGSGPNGLGAAITLAEAGQRVVVLEANETAGGGVRSLPLTEPGFVHDFGAAVFPFGMGSPFFRRLPLERYGLRWVHPDLPLAHPLDGGRAALMYPSLGETAEHLGHDGARYRRLLGPTVRAWPKLAEEILGPVLHVPRHLVTLARFGLPALLPASAVAALFRTEEARALWAGCAAHAALPFSDIASAAVGLVLMGVGHRAGWPVPEGGAQSITNALVAHLEALGGEVACGERVEAWEDLPHAKAVLMDTAPETLLRVAGDRLPASYQTAVHRFERGPSAFKLDYALDGPVPWANADVARAATVHLGGTFEEIAEAEAAVADGIVHPRPYVLLAQPTLFDPTRAPEGKHTLWAYGHLPFGSSVDYADEIEAQIERFAPGFRDRMIARHAMAPADLERRNANLVGGDIFGGSQHLGQVVARPRLRPQPYRTGAPGLYLCSASTPPGAGVHGMCGVRAAQVALRDVFA, encoded by the coding sequence ATGAATCACACCGCATCGTACGACGCCGTCGTCGTCGGGTCGGGGCCGAACGGGCTCGGCGCGGCGATCACACTCGCCGAGGCCGGGCAGCGCGTCGTCGTGCTGGAAGCGAACGAGACGGCCGGCGGCGGCGTCCGCTCGCTCCCTCTCACCGAGCCCGGCTTCGTCCACGACTTCGGGGCGGCGGTCTTCCCGTTCGGGATGGGGTCGCCGTTCTTCCGGCGGCTCCCGCTGGAGCGCTACGGGCTGCGGTGGGTCCACCCGGACCTTCCGCTCGCGCACCCGCTCGACGGTGGGCGGGCGGCGCTGATGTACCCGTCGCTCGGCGAGACGGCGGAGCACCTCGGCCACGACGGCGCGCGCTACCGGCGGCTCCTCGGCCCGACCGTCCGGGCGTGGCCGAAGCTCGCCGAGGAGATCCTCGGGCCGGTGCTCCACGTCCCACGGCACCTCGTCACGCTCGCGCGCTTCGGGCTGCCGGCGCTGCTGCCGGCCTCGGCGGTGGCGGCGCTCTTCCGCACCGAGGAGGCGCGGGCGCTGTGGGCGGGCTGCGCGGCGCACGCAGCGCTGCCGTTCTCGGACATCGCCTCGGCGGCGGTCGGGCTCGTGCTGATGGGCGTCGGGCACCGCGCGGGCTGGCCGGTCCCCGAAGGCGGAGCGCAGTCGATCACGAACGCACTCGTGGCGCACCTCGAAGCGCTCGGCGGCGAGGTCGCGTGCGGCGAGCGGGTCGAGGCGTGGGAGGACCTGCCGCACGCAAAGGCGGTGCTGATGGACACGGCCCCGGAGACGCTCCTCCGCGTCGCGGGCGACCGCCTGCCGGCGAGCTACCAGACGGCGGTGCACCGCTTCGAGCGCGGCCCGTCGGCGTTCAAGCTGGACTACGCACTCGACGGGCCGGTGCCGTGGGCGAACGCCGATGTGGCTCGCGCCGCGACCGTCCACCTCGGCGGGACGTTCGAGGAAATCGCCGAGGCCGAGGCCGCCGTCGCGGACGGGATTGTCCACCCGCGCCCCTACGTTCTCCTCGCGCAGCCGACCCTCTTCGACCCGACGCGCGCGCCGGAGGGCAAGCACACGCTCTGGGCCTACGGGCACCTCCCGTTTGGGTCGAGCGTGGACTACGCCGACGAGATCGAGGCGCAGATCGAGCGCTTCGCGCCGGGCTTCCGCGACCGCATGATCGCACGCCACGCGATGGCCCCGGCCGACCTGGAGCGGCGCAACGCCAACCTCGTCGGCGGCGACATCTTCGGCGGGTCGCAGCACCTCGGCCAGGTCGTGGCCCGGCCTCGGCTCCGCCCGCAGCCCTACCGCACCGGCGCGCCCGGCCTCTACCTCTGCTCGGCCTCGACACCGCCCGGTGCCGGTGTCCACGGGATGTGCGGCGTCCGGGCAGCACAGGTTGCGCTCCGGGACGTGTTCGCGTGA
- the msrA gene encoding peptide-methionine (S)-S-oxide reductase MsrA, with protein sequence MIRSASLALVALFGLLFTACTSPGASTDVVQVEPVSLDTEPTADADTAIFAGGCFWCMEPPYEKLDGVFSAVSGYDGGTTPDPTYQEVANGRTDYAEAVRVIYDPEVVSFETLVEVFWHNIDPFAVNRQFCDRGAQYRSILFYLNDEQQAVAEASLATLSARAEDPIATTVEPTTRFYEAEDYHQDFYRTNPDRYYSYRAGCRRDARLEELWGDLAGKPGPLG encoded by the coding sequence ATGATACGTTCTGCCTCCCTCGCCCTGGTAGCCCTGTTTGGGCTCCTCTTCACCGCCTGCACCAGTCCCGGCGCCTCGACCGACGTCGTCCAGGTCGAGCCCGTCAGTCTCGACACTGAGCCGACGGCCGACGCCGACACGGCTATCTTCGCCGGCGGCTGCTTCTGGTGCATGGAGCCGCCCTACGAGAAGCTCGACGGCGTATTCTCGGCCGTCTCCGGCTACGACGGCGGCACGACGCCCGACCCCACCTATCAGGAGGTAGCGAACGGGCGCACCGACTACGCCGAGGCCGTGCGCGTGATCTACGACCCGGAGGTGGTTAGCTTCGAGACGCTCGTCGAGGTCTTCTGGCACAACATCGACCCGTTCGCCGTGAACCGGCAGTTCTGCGACCGGGGCGCGCAGTACCGCTCGATCCTGTTCTACCTCAACGACGAGCAGCAGGCCGTCGCCGAGGCGTCGCTCGCCACGCTTAGCGCCCGCGCCGAGGACCCGATTGCGACGACCGTCGAGCCGACGACGCGGTTCTACGAGGCCGAGGACTACCACCAGGACTTCTACCGCACCAACCCCGACCGCTACTACTCGTACCGCGCAGGCTGCCGCCGCGACGCCCGCCTCGAAGAGCTGTGGGGCGACCTCGCCGGCAAGCCCGGACCGCTCGGCTGA